The Ancylothrix sp. D3o genome window below encodes:
- a CDS encoding ABC transporter permease: MNNNFFLIRYLPEILTRTGEHLFLVTVSIGIAVLVGIPLGVLITRKAGFAKPILGLANIMQTIPSLALFGFLISVPLLGGIGDTPAIVALILYSLLPIIRNTYTGITSVDPAIREAGRGMGMTDWQLLYQVEIPLAMSVILAGVRVATVIAIGVATIAPAIGAGGLGVFIFRGISVVNNQLILAGAIPAAVMALLADFAIGWTEQRLRVKT; this comes from the coding sequence ATGAATAATAATTTTTTTCTAATTCGCTATTTACCAGAAATCCTCACTCGCACCGGCGAACATTTATTTCTTGTGACTGTTTCCATAGGTATTGCGGTATTGGTAGGTATTCCTTTGGGAGTTTTAATTACCCGGAAAGCGGGCTTTGCTAAGCCAATTTTAGGGCTGGCAAACATTATGCAAACTATTCCAAGTTTAGCCTTATTTGGCTTTTTAATTTCCGTTCCGTTGCTGGGTGGAATTGGTGACACTCCGGCCATTGTTGCGCTTATTTTATATTCTCTCCTCCCCATTATTCGCAACACCTACACCGGCATTACTTCTGTAGATCCGGCAATTAGGGAAGCGGGGAGGGGGATGGGAATGACTGATTGGCAGTTGTTATATCAAGTCGAAATTCCTCTCGCCATGAGTGTTATTTTAGCCGGTGTTCGTGTTGCTACCGTCATTGCCATTGGCGTTGCAACTATCGCCCCTGCCATTGGTGCCGGGGGTTTGGGAGTGTTTATTTTTCGCGGCATTTCTGTTGTTAATAATCAGCTAATTTTGGCGGGGGCAATTCCGGCGGCTGTGATGGCTTTATTGGCGGATTTTGCAATTGGTTGGACTGAGCAAAGATTGAGGGTAAAAACATGA